DNA from Microbacterium foliorum:
ATCGCGCGACTCGTGCACCGCAGTCTCGAGGACGCACGGGCAGTGCAGGCCGATCGCGCGGTCGTGACCGCCGCCGTGCATGATCCCCGCGTTCGCGCCTTCGCCAAGCGCTGGTCCGAGGAGATCGTCGGCTTCATCTCTCCCGTGCACGGAACGGATCGCGCCAGGGCCGCCGCCGCCTTCATCGACGGCGTACTGTGGCACTCACAGATCCACGACGAGCCGCTCGACGAAGAGCTCATCCGCGACGCCCTCGCCGGGATCCTCATCCCCTCTCCGGCGTCCCCCTCCGCATCCTCCGCCGCATCTTCCGCCGCAGCATCCGCCTGATCCGCCTGAACCGATCGAGAGAGAATCCGCCTTGTCGAACCTCGCCGTCCTGAGTCTCAAGAACCGCGCACTGATCGCGCTCATCACGATCGTCGCCGCCGTGTTCGGCGGACTCGCTCTGACGAACCTCAAGCAGGAGCTCATTCCGTCGCTCGAACTCCCGAACCTCGTGGTCCAGACGACGTACCCCGGCGCCTCGCCCGAGGTCGTCGAGAACGACGTGTCGACCCCCATCGAATCGGCGATCCAGGGTGTACCGGGGCTCGAGGCCACCACGGCGACGAGCACCACCAATGCGTCGATCGTGCAGGCCACCTTCGCCTACGGCACGAACCTCGCGACAGCCGAGCAGAAGATCCAGCAGGCGATCAACCGCATCTCGGGTCAGTTGCCCGACGACCTCAGCCCTCAGGTCCTGACGGTGTCGATCGATGACTTCCCGGTGA
Protein-coding regions in this window:
- a CDS encoding TetR/AcrR family transcriptional regulator; protein product: MSEGTRRRRDPEARRLEIITAAAELIIEVGVDALTHRKVAARAGVPLGSTTQYFATLDDLREAAIGALAAEVEVRIDETRRAVAAEGVSPEGIARLVHRSLEDARAVQADRAVVTAAVHDPRVRAFAKRWSEEIVGFISPVHGTDRARAAAAFIDGVLWHSQIHDEPLDEELIRDALAGILIPSPASPSASSAASSAAASA